ATGGCGGTGGCGCTCTATTTCGCCGAGCACTGGCTGGCCGTCAGGCTCGGCCCCGGCTCGCCACTGGTGATCAAGGCCGTGACGCTTCTCTCATTGGTGGCCGGCGGGGCGCTGCTCTACTTCGTCACGGCTTTCGCCACCGGCGGCGCCGATTTCGGAATGATCCGGCGCAATGTGAAACGCGGCTCGGGCAAGGCAGCGGCGCCAGCGCCAAACGCCGATCTGGACGAATAGTCCGGGCGAGCTAACAGCAACACCGGTCTTGATCCTCTCCGCCCCTTCGTCCATAAGCGCGCCGTCGCAAGACTTTCGCCGCGCGTGGTTTCCAGCCGCGTGATTGGCTCCGAAAAGTCTGCAACTTTTCGGAATCACGCTTATACGGCCCTCCACAAGCCATGAGGAACCCATGACCGCCTTCAAACAGCTCGTCTTTTCCGGGGTACAGCCGACCGGCAATCTGCATCTCGGCAACTATCTCGGCGCCATCAAGAAATTCGTCGCCCTGCAGGACACGTCAGACTGCATCTATTGCGTCGTCGACCTGCATTCGCTGACGGCACAACTCGTCCATGACGACCTCGCCGACCAGACCCGCTCGATTACCGCGGCCTTCCTTGCCTCCGGCATCGACCCGAAGAAGCACATCGTCTTCAACCAGTCGCGGGTGATGCAGCATGCCGAGCTTGCCTGGATCTTCAACTGCGTGGCGCGCATCGGCTGGATGAACAAGATGACGCAGTTCAAGGACAAGGCCGGCAAGGACCGCGAGAACGCCTCGCTGGGCCTGCTTGCCTATCCCTCGCTGATGGCGGCCGACATCCTGCTCTACCGCGCCACCCATGTGCCGGTGGGCGAGGACCAAAAGCAGCATCTGGAGCTGACCCGCGACATCGCGCAAAAGTTCAATAATGATTTTTCGAGCCGCATCGCCAGTCTTGGCGTCGGCGTCGAGATGCAGGTTGGCGAAGAGACGGTAAACGGGTTCTTCCCGATAACCGAACCGGTGATCGGCGGGCCGGCGGCGCGCATCATGAGCCTGCGCGACGGCTCCAAGAAGATGTCGAAGTCGGACCCGTCGGATCTGTCCCGCATCAATTTGACCGACGATGCCGACACCATCTCGAAGAAGATCCGCAAGGCCAAGACCGACCCGGAAGCGTTGCCAAGCGAAGTCGACGGCCTGGAAAGCCGCCCGGAAGCGGAAAACCTGGTCGGCATCTATGCAGGGCTGGCCGAGATGTCGAAGGCGGACGTGCTGAAGGAATTCGGCGGCCAGCAGTTTTCCGTGTTCAAGCCGGCGCTCGCCGACCTTGCCGTGGAAAAACTGGCGCCGATCGCCGGCGAGATGCGCCGTATCGAGGGCGACCGCGCCTATGTCGACGCGGTGCTGAGAGACGGCGGCGAACGCGCCGGCGCGCTGGCTGAGACCACCATGAAGACGGTACGCGACATTATCGGCCTGTTGCAGGGCTGATCCTACCGTCAGTGCACCGCACCATTCTGGCCCAAGGCCGGCGGCTTGCCGCCGGTCTGTCGCGGTGGCAGATTGCGGCCGAAAACATCGAGTAGATAGACATGGTCTCCAAACGCCTCAGTCGCGAAGCCGGCCATCGCAGGAAATTCCTGACGATCATCGACGACACGCCGGAGTGCGAGCGCGCCGTCGCCTACGCCTCCAAGCGGGCGCAGAGCACCAGCGGCACGCTGGTGCTGCTCTACATCATCACACCTGACGACTTTCAGCACTGGCTGGGCGTCGAGAAGATCATGCGCGAGGAGGCCAATGCCACGGCACGCGCGGCACTCGACGGCTACGCCAACAAGGTGCGCCAGAAGCTCGGCATCGAGCCCGAGATGGTAGTGCGCGAAGGCAAGCCTACCGAAGAGATCCACAAGCTGATCGAGGAAGATCAGGACATCGCCATCCTGGTGTTGGCGGCAGGTGCCGGCAAGGAAGGACCCGGGCCGCTGGTCGGGGCTGTTGCCGGCAAGGGCGCCGCCTTCCCTATTCCCGTCACAGTGGTGCCGCAGAACCTTTCCGACGAGGAGATCGACAGCCTCGCATAAAGAGTGATGCCGGAAAGTGTGAAGCGGTTTCGGATGGATTTTATAGCCCGCGCGGGATTCATTCCCAGCCAGCAAAACATTCCGCCAGCCAGCCATTTTGAGCGACGCGTTTCGCTTGAATGTCCAGCCGATTGAGCCTATTTAGAACCATTCCAAACTAGCTGCCCGACTGGGCACGGAGACGGCCATGTTCATCCAGACCGAATCGACGCCGAACCCGGCAACGCTGAAGTTCTTGCCCGGCAAGGAAGTCCTTGTTGAAGGCACCGCCGATTTCCGCGACGCCGACAGTGCAGCCAGCGCCTCGCCGCTGGCCGGCCGGCTGTTCGAGATCCCCGGCGTGACCGGCGTCTTCTTCGGCTATGACTTCATCACCGTGACCAAGGACGGCCCGGACTGGCAGCACCTGAAGCCGGCGATCCTGGGCGCCATCATGGAGCATTTCATGTCGGGCGCGCCCGTCATGGTCAACGCCGGCCCCGCCGCCGAGACCAGCCAGACCGGCGAATTCTACGACAAGGCCGATGAGCAACTGGTCATCACCATCAAGGAACTGCTCGACACCAGGGTGCGCCCGGCGGTTGCCCAAGATGGCGGCGACATCACCTTCCGCGGCTTCGAGAACGGCACCGTGTTCCTGCACATGAAGGGCGCCTGCGCCGGCTGCCCGTCCTCGACGGCGACGCTGAAGCACGGCATCCAGAACCTGCTCCGCCACTTCGTGCCGGAAGTACAGCAGGTCGAGCAGGTCTCCTAAGACCCCTTCACGCATTCGAGCGAGCAACAAAAAACCGGGCCAGATTGCCCGGTTTTCTGTTTTGGACGTCCGTTGTTGCCTAGACGGTCCGCGTACGAAGGGTAACGCCTATTTTGACCATGGTCTTCCCGAAAACCGGTTCCACTTTTCGCTTTCGTGGACCTCGGTTCCGGATCATGGTCCCTACATCACGATGACCTTGGCGCCGACCGACGTGCGGTCGTAGAGGTCGATGATGTCCTGGTTCATCAGCCGGATGCAGCCTGACGACATCGCCTTGCCGATCGAATTCCATTCCGGACTGCCGTGCAGGCGGTAGCCCATGTCGCCGCCCTTGTTGAACAGATACATGGCGCGCGCGCCGAGCGGGTTCTTCAAGCCCGGCTCCATGCCGCTCGCGAACTTCGCTAGCTCCGGCTGGCGCTGGATCATCTGCCGCGGCGGCGTCCAGGTCGGCCATTCGCGCTTCAGCGCGATATGGGCGGTGCCGTGCCATTCAAAGCCTTCGCGGCCGACGCCGATGCCGTAGCGGATCGCCCGGCCGTCGCCTTCGACGAAGTAGAGAAACTTGTTCTGGGTATCGACGACGATGGTGCCCGGCTTTTCCGAGGTGTCGTAGTTCACCTCTTGCCGGTGGTACTTCAGCGGCACCCTCTCGATCGGGATGCGCGGCAGTTGGTAGCCTGCATCGTTCACCGAACCGTAGTTGTTGGTGAACAGTTGCGAGCCGATCGTGCTGCAACCCGAGATCGCGGCCGACAACGCAAGTGCGGCGACGATTGCAAATGACTTCATGCGCATGAAATGGTCCGATGCCCCGCCAAGATGTCGCGACACGTTACGGCCGCTTTTCCTGAAACCATTCATGCTGGCATTTGCTTTGCTTGCCAAGCGCGCGATGCCTATATGCAGGAGCTTACGTGCCGGTAAGCCGTCAACTATGGCATTTCGGCAACAGGACTCACGGGATTGTGAAGGAAAAACAATGGTCGGTCCTGTCGGATAGCCTAGAATCAGGGAACCACATCGAGGAATCACAATGAATGTAGGCGACGCCGCGGCGCGGTCCGGCCTGCCGGCCAAGACCATCCGCTACTATGAAGAGATCGGCCTGATCGCCCCGGCGCGCGCCGGCAATGGCTATCGCGATTATTCCAGCGACGACATCCATCGGCTAGCCTTCCTGCGCCGCGCCCGCAACCTCGGCTTTTCAATCGACGATTGCCGCCAGCTGATGGCGCTCTACCGGGACCGCAGCCGCG
This region of Mesorhizobium sp. C432A genomic DNA includes:
- the trpS gene encoding tryptophan--tRNA ligase, which produces MTAFKQLVFSGVQPTGNLHLGNYLGAIKKFVALQDTSDCIYCVVDLHSLTAQLVHDDLADQTRSITAAFLASGIDPKKHIVFNQSRVMQHAELAWIFNCVARIGWMNKMTQFKDKAGKDRENASLGLLAYPSLMAADILLYRATHVPVGEDQKQHLELTRDIAQKFNNDFSSRIASLGVGVEMQVGEETVNGFFPITEPVIGGPAARIMSLRDGSKKMSKSDPSDLSRINLTDDADTISKKIRKAKTDPEALPSEVDGLESRPEAENLVGIYAGLAEMSKADVLKEFGGQQFSVFKPALADLAVEKLAPIAGEMRRIEGDRAYVDAVLRDGGERAGALAETTMKTVRDIIGLLQG
- a CDS encoding universal stress protein, with product MVSKRLSREAGHRRKFLTIIDDTPECERAVAYASKRAQSTSGTLVLLYIITPDDFQHWLGVEKIMREEANATARAALDGYANKVRQKLGIEPEMVVREGKPTEEIHKLIEEDQDIAILVLAAGAGKEGPGPLVGAVAGKGAAFPIPVTVVPQNLSDEEIDSLA
- a CDS encoding NifU family protein; the encoded protein is MFIQTESTPNPATLKFLPGKEVLVEGTADFRDADSAASASPLAGRLFEIPGVTGVFFGYDFITVTKDGPDWQHLKPAILGAIMEHFMSGAPVMVNAGPAAETSQTGEFYDKADEQLVITIKELLDTRVRPAVAQDGGDITFRGFENGTVFLHMKGACAGCPSSTATLKHGIQNLLRHFVPEVQQVEQVS
- a CDS encoding L,D-transpeptidase, with product MRMKSFAIVAALALSAAISGCSTIGSQLFTNNYGSVNDAGYQLPRIPIERVPLKYHRQEVNYDTSEKPGTIVVDTQNKFLYFVEGDGRAIRYGIGVGREGFEWHGTAHIALKREWPTWTPPRQMIQRQPELAKFASGMEPGLKNPLGARAMYLFNKGGDMGYRLHGSPEWNSIGKAMSSGCIRLMNQDIIDLYDRTSVGAKVIVM
- the cueR gene encoding Cu(I)-responsive transcriptional regulator, with protein sequence MNVGDAAARSGLPAKTIRYYEEIGLIAPARAGNGYRDYSSDDIHRLAFLRRARNLGFSIDDCRQLMALYRDRSRASHDVREIAAAHVSAIEEKVRELQSMRTTLQTLIQACHGDDRPDCPILDDIAGAALLENRPASAI